In a genomic window of Rhopalosiphum maidis isolate BTI-1 chromosome 4, ASM367621v3, whole genome shotgun sequence:
- the LOC113560512 gene encoding peptidyl-alpha-hydroxyglycine alpha-amidating lyase 1-like encodes MSVTVALTALVACGSFCLQTANAGLLLTGTDYQPLSTDDQQLAIDDQSQQTSVQFQQMATDQLYGQNQVENSLDNTDNSNVDVSHQFHLHESSEWPFPQKIDNSIGQISGVSISKDNLVYIFHRGDREWNQTTFFQNNVFREKNKGPISEQVVVVLDPKNGSVIKRWGSHRFYMPHGITVDHENNVWLTDVALHQVFKFDPSSGNVLMTFGTAFEPGTDSNQFCKPTSVAVTSSGEFFVADGYCNSRIIKYSAEGQVLLQWGRSTLVTGEMLVPPYQLWIPHALTLAEDKELICVADRENSRVLCFNINNGTFNFEINPQLFQRLFSVAYSPMAGGLFYVLNDKNMDVVTEALSQGIVINATSLEVIGQFHPKNNEFSRPHDMAVSPDGTSVYVVELIRSHIRKFVLDSDIQNKFINQSDESLNFSLHDIMLNKYNMLENCAGLRENSGKQILVIMLIIAVGLFFTAAIFVTVLIYTRTKSIAHRKEAAFSRWQPRTLNAADGFTLGNIFNKKQRAGFEKLATVEVSEDDDDDDDNDLNVRT; translated from the exons ATGTCAGTCACCGTCGCCCTGACCGCACTGGTCGCATGTGGTTCCTTTTGCTTACAGACCGCCAACGCCGGTTTGCTGTTGACCGGTACGGACTACCAGCCCCTGTCAACCGACGACCAACAACTGGCGATTGACGATCAGTCGCAACAGACGTCTGTTCAGTTCCAGCAGATGGCCACCGACCAG ctcTATGGTCAGAATCAAGTGGAGAATAGTCTAGATAATACTGATAATTCTAATGTCGATGTATCTCACCAATTTC ATTTGCATGAATCTTCTGAATGGCCTTTTCCacaaaaaattgataacaGTATTGGGCAAATTTCTGGTGTTTCCATAAGCAAAGACAATTTggtatacatatttcatagGGGCGATCGAGAATGGAAtcaaactacattttttcaaaacaatgtgTTCAGAGAGAAAAATAAAGGACCAATTTCTGAACAGGTAGTTGTTGTACTGGATCCAAAAAACGGTTCAGTAATTAAAAGATGGGGTAGTCacag attttataTGCCTCATGGTATTACTGTTGATCATGAAAATAACGTTTGGTTGACTGATGTTGCTCTTCATCAAGTATTCAAATTTGACCCTAGCTCTGGAAATGTATTAATGACTTTTGGTACTGCATTTGAACCAGGGACAGACTCAAACCAATTTTGCAAACCTACATCAGTAGCTGTAACATCTAGTGGTGAATTCTTCGTAGCAGATGGATATTGTAACTcacgtattattaaatattctgctGAAGGACAAGTACTGTTACAATGGGGCCGATCCACTTTAGTCACAG gtGAGATGCTTGTGCCTCCTTACCAATTGTGGATTCCACATGCCTTAACATTGGCTGAAGATAAAGAATTGATATGTGTTGCTGATCGTGAAAATAGCagagtattatgttttaatatcaataatggaACCTTCAACTTTGAAATTAATCCACAATTATTTCAACGTTTATTTAGTGTTGCATATTCACCAATGGCTG GTGGactattttatgtacttaatgataaaaatatggatGTAGTAACTGAGGCATTATCACAAGGAATTGTGATCAATGCTACATCATTAGAAGTAATTGGACAATTTCAtcctaaaaataatgaattttcacGACCTCACGATATGGCTGTAAGCCCAGATGGAACATCTGTTTATGTTGTGGAACTTATAAGATCTCATATACGGAAGTTTGTGTtag attcagatattcaaaacaaatttattaaccaAAGTGATGAATcacttaatttttcattgcaTGATATAATGTTGAACAAATATAACATGCTAGAAA atTGTGCTGGTTTGAGAGAAAATTCtggaaaacaaattttagtgattatgttaataattgctGTAGGTTTGTTTTTCACTGCTGCTATATTTGTAACTGTTTTAATATACACACGGACTAAATCAATAG cTCACCGGAAAGAAGCGGCTTTCAGTCGCTGGCAACCTCGGACACTTAACGCTGCTGATGGATTTACTTTGGGCaacatatttaacaaaaaacaacGAGCCGGTTTCGAAAAACTTGCGACTGTTGAGGTGAGCGAAGACGACGATGATGACGACGACAATGATCTGAACGTGAGGACTTAA